Proteins from a single region of Streptococcus oralis:
- a CDS encoding xanthine phosphoribosyltransferase, which produces MKLLEERILEDGHILGDNILKVDSFLTHQVDFSLMREIGKIFAEKFASAGITKVVTIEASGIAPAVFTAEALNVPMIFAKKAKNITMNEGILTAQVYSFTKQVTSTVSIAGKFLSPEDKVLIVDDFLANGQAAKGLIQIIEQAGAKVEAIGIVIEKSFQDGRDLLEKAGYPVLSLARLDRFENGQVVFKEADL; this is translated from the coding sequence ATGAAATTATTAGAAGAGCGCATCCTTGAGGATGGGCATATCTTGGGGGACAACATCCTCAAGGTGGATTCTTTTTTAACCCACCAAGTTGACTTTAGCTTAATGCGAGAGATTGGTAAGATTTTTGCGGAAAAATTCGCTTCTGCTGGCATTACCAAGGTCGTGACCATTGAAGCATCAGGCATTGCCCCAGCCGTTTTTACAGCTGAAGCCTTAAATGTGCCCATGATTTTCGCCAAGAAAGCTAAAAACATCACCATGAACGAAGGCATCCTAACCGCCCAAGTCTACTCCTTTACCAAGCAGGTGACCAGCACCGTTTCCATCGCTGGAAAATTCCTCTCACCCGAAGACAAGGTCTTGATTGTCGATGATTTCCTTGCTAATGGCCAAGCTGCCAAAGGCTTGATCCAAATCATAGAACAAGCCGGAGCTAAAGTCGAAGCCATCGGTATTGTTATCGAAAAATCCTTCCAGGATGGTCGTGATTTGCTCGAGAAAGCTGGCTATCCAGTTCTATCACTCGCTCGTTTGGATCGTTTTGAGAATGGTCAGGTCGTATTTAAGGAGGCAGATCTCTAA
- a CDS encoding bleomycin resistance protein produces the protein MDYQAVIPEFVVSDLEKSRHFYCDLLGFSVEYERPEEKFLFLSLEDCQLMLEEGSTEELAQLTYPFGRGVNISFGIEDVPQLHQKLLEADYPIHRPLTKRTFRVGDYYIYPHEFAVLDPDGYFLRFSE, from the coding sequence ATGGACTATCAAGCTGTCATTCCTGAATTTGTAGTATCTGACCTCGAAAAGTCACGCCACTTCTACTGCGACTTGCTGGGATTTTCTGTCGAATACGAGCGTCCAGAGGAGAAATTTCTCTTCCTCTCGCTTGAAGACTGCCAACTTATGCTAGAAGAAGGCAGCACAGAAGAATTAGCCCAACTAACCTATCCTTTCGGGCGCGGTGTCAATATTTCCTTTGGCATTGAAGATGTCCCTCAGCTCCACCAAAAACTGCTGGAAGCTGACTACCCTATCCATCGTCCGCTGACCAAACGAACATTTCGTGTTGGGGATTACTACATCTATCCTCACGAATTTGCCGTTTTGGATCCAGATGGTTATTTTTTAAGATTTAGCGAATAG
- a CDS encoding exodeoxyribonuclease III: MKLISWNIDSLNAALTSDSARAKLSQEVLQTLVAENADIIAIQETKLSAKGPTKKHLEVLEELFPGYENTWRSSQEPARKGYAGTMFLYKKELTPTISFPEIGAPSTMDLEGRIITLEFDTFFVTQVYTPNAGDGLKRLEERQVWDVKYAEYLAQLDKEKPVLATGDYNVAHKEIDLANPASNRRSPGFTDEERAGFTNLLAKGFTDTFRYLHGDVPERYTWWAQRSKTSKINNTGWRIDYWLTSNRVADKVTKSDMIDSGARQDHTPIVLEIEL; this comes from the coding sequence ATGAAACTCATCTCATGGAATATTGATTCCCTCAATGCAGCCCTAACGAGCGACTCAGCTCGTGCAAAATTGTCCCAAGAAGTCCTACAAACTTTGGTAGCTGAAAATGCTGATATTATCGCTATCCAGGAAACCAAGCTTTCTGCCAAGGGCCCTACAAAGAAACACCTAGAAGTACTTGAAGAACTCTTCCCAGGTTATGAAAACACTTGGCGTTCCTCTCAAGAACCTGCTCGCAAAGGCTACGCTGGAACCATGTTCCTTTATAAGAAAGAACTCACACCAACGATTAGCTTCCCAGAAATCGGTGCTCCTTCTACCATGGACTTGGAAGGCCGCATCATCACCTTGGAATTTGATACATTTTTCGTAACCCAAGTATACACACCAAACGCTGGTGATGGGCTCAAACGCTTGGAAGAACGCCAAGTCTGGGACGTCAAATACGCTGAGTATTTGGCTCAACTAGACAAAGAAAAACCAGTCCTTGCAACCGGTGACTACAACGTAGCCCACAAGGAAATCGACCTTGCAAATCCTGCCAGCAACCGCCGCTCACCAGGCTTTACCGACGAAGAACGTGCTGGCTTCACCAACCTACTGGCTAAAGGCTTCACCGATACCTTCCGCTACTTGCACGGTGATGTCCCAGAGCGTTACACTTGGTGGGCACAACGCAGCAAGACTTCTAAAATCAACAATACAGGCTGGAGAATCGACTACTGGCTCACCAGCAATCGCGTGGCTGACAAGGTGACTAAGTCTGACATGATTGACTCAGGTGCGCGTCAAGACCATACGCCGATTGTATTGGAAATTGAACTCTAA
- a CDS encoding DUF3290 family protein, with protein MKFYSYDYVLSQIGQQNGIMIAFGIVLLAVTGFFAFKAYHDKKGTKFRELVMISALTLLALLLVSITTYQNNQVSNNKFQASLHFIELVSKELGVDKSEVYVNTSADTDGALIKVGDHYYRALNGSEPDKYLLEKVELYKTDAIELVEVNK; from the coding sequence ATGAAATTCTATTCTTATGACTATGTCCTCAGCCAAATTGGTCAGCAAAATGGCATCATGATTGCCTTTGGCATCGTCTTATTAGCTGTGACAGGATTTTTTGCTTTTAAGGCTTACCATGATAAAAAGGGCACCAAATTTCGTGAGTTGGTCATGATTTCAGCTTTGACCTTATTAGCTCTCCTTTTGGTCAGCATCACGACTTATCAAAACAATCAAGTATCTAATAATAAATTTCAAGCTTCACTTCATTTCATCGAGCTTGTTTCCAAAGAATTGGGAGTAGACAAGTCAGAGGTCTATGTTAATACTTCTGCGGACACGGATGGCGCACTTATCAAGGTAGGTGATCACTATTACCGTGCCCTGAACGGTAGTGAGCCAGACAAGTACCTGCTAGAGAAAGTGGAATTGTATAAAACAGATGCGATCGAATTGGTGGAGGTGAACAAATGA
- a CDS encoding DUF421 domain-containing protein codes for MTLNYIEILIKLALGLFSLVFVINVTGKGNLAPNSAIDQIQNYVLGGIIGGVIYNSAISILQYAVILIIWTILVLTLKWLNNNVHFVKRLIDGKPTLLIKNGKIDPEACRSVGLSAADVALKLRSQGIFQMKQVKRAMQEQNGQLIVVQMGDENPKYPVVTDGVIQVEILETIGRSEEWLLDNLSKQGYDNVANIFIAEYDKGVVSVVTYE; via the coding sequence ATGACACTTAATTATATCGAAATTTTAATCAAACTAGCCTTGGGTCTCTTTTCTCTGGTTTTCGTGATTAATGTGACAGGAAAGGGCAACCTAGCGCCTAACTCAGCGATAGATCAAATTCAGAACTATGTACTCGGGGGGATCATCGGTGGGGTGATTTACAATAGCGCTATCAGTATCCTTCAGTATGCAGTTATCCTGATTATATGGACCATTCTGGTCTTGACTCTCAAGTGGCTTAACAACAATGTTCACTTTGTGAAACGTTTGATTGATGGGAAGCCAACCCTGCTCATCAAAAATGGGAAGATTGATCCTGAAGCCTGCCGTTCGGTTGGTTTATCAGCAGCGGACGTAGCTCTTAAGCTCCGTAGTCAGGGAATTTTCCAAATGAAACAAGTCAAACGCGCTATGCAGGAGCAAAACGGTCAACTCATCGTGGTCCAAATGGGAGACGAAAATCCCAAGTATCCTGTTGTCACAGACGGTGTTATCCAAGTTGAAATTTTGGAAACCATTGGACGGAGCGAAGAGTGGTTGCTTGATAACCTCAGCAAACAAGGGTATGACAATGTTGCCAATATCTTTATCGCTGAGTATGACAAGGGTGTCGTCTCAGTCGTAACCTATGAATAA
- a CDS encoding ABC transporter ATP-binding protein: protein MSIIQKLWWFFKLEKRRYLVGIVALVLVSVLNLIPPMVMGRVIDAITGGQLTQQDLLLNLFYLLLAAFGMYYLRYVWRMYILGTSYRLGQIMRSRLFEHFTKMSPAFYQTYRTGDLMAHATNDINALTRLAGGGVMSAVDASITALVTLLTMLFSISWQMTLVAILPLPFMAYATSRLGRKTHKAFGESQAAFSELNNKVQESVSGIKVTKAFGYQADELKSFQAVNELTFQKNLQTMKYDSLFDPMVLLFVGSSYVLTLLVGSLMVQEGQITVGNLVTFISYLDMLVWPLMAIGFLFNITQRGKVSYQRIEELLSQESPVQDPEFPLDGIENGRLEYVIDSFAFENEETLTDIHFSLEKGQTLGLVGQTGSGKTSLIKLLLREYDVDKGAIYLNGHDIRDYRLTDLRSLMGYVPQDQFLFATSILDNIRFGNPNLPLSAVEEATKLAQVYQDIVDMPQGFDTLIGEKGVSLSGGQKQRLAMSRAMILDPDILILDDSLSAVDAKTEYAIIDNLKETRKDKTTIITAHRLSAVVHADLILVLQNGQIIERGRHEDLLALNGWYAQTYQSQQLEMKGEEDAE, encoded by the coding sequence ATGTCCATTATTCAAAAACTCTGGTGGTTTTTCAAGTTAGAAAAGCGCCGTTATTTAGTCGGGATTGTGGCCTTGGTCTTGGTTTCCGTCCTCAATCTCATTCCCCCCATGGTCATGGGACGGGTGATTGATGCCATAACTGGAGGACAATTAACTCAGCAGGACCTCCTTCTTAACCTATTTTATCTACTGCTGGCAGCCTTTGGGATGTACTATCTGCGCTATGTTTGGCGCATGTATATCCTTGGAACTTCCTATCGTTTGGGGCAGATTATGCGGTCTCGCTTGTTTGAGCATTTTACTAAGATGTCGCCAGCCTTTTATCAGACCTATCGGACAGGGGACCTGATGGCACACGCCACCAATGATATCAATGCCCTAACTCGTCTCGCAGGTGGAGGTGTTATGTCTGCGGTGGATGCTTCTATCACGGCACTGGTGACTTTGCTGACCATGCTCTTTAGCATTTCTTGGCAGATGACCTTGGTTGCCATTCTTCCCCTGCCCTTCATGGCTTATGCGACTAGTCGTCTAGGGAGAAAGACCCACAAGGCCTTTGGCGAATCCCAAGCAGCCTTTTCCGAACTCAATAACAAGGTGCAGGAGTCTGTATCAGGTATCAAGGTGACCAAGGCTTTTGGTTATCAGGCGGACGAGTTGAAGTCCTTTCAAGCAGTCAATGAATTGACCTTCCAAAAGAATCTCCAAACCATGAAATACGACAGTCTCTTTGACCCTATGGTTCTCTTATTTGTTGGTTCATCCTATGTTTTAACCCTTTTGGTCGGTTCCTTAATGGTGCAGGAGGGGCAGATTACAGTTGGGAATCTGGTTACCTTTATCAGCTACTTGGATATGCTGGTCTGGCCTCTTATGGCCATTGGCTTCCTCTTTAATATCACTCAGCGAGGGAAGGTGTCCTATCAGCGGATTGAGGAACTTTTGTCTCAGGAATCACCTGTACAAGATCCTGAGTTTCCTCTGGACGGTATTGAAAATGGACGTTTGGAGTACGTCATTGATAGTTTTGCCTTTGAAAATGAGGAAACACTGACGGATATTCACTTTAGTTTAGAAAAAGGGCAAACTCTGGGCTTGGTCGGGCAGACAGGTTCTGGTAAAACATCCTTGATCAAGCTTCTCTTGCGAGAATACGATGTGGATAAGGGAGCTATTTACCTAAACGGTCACGATATTCGGGATTATCGTCTGACAGACCTACGCAGTCTCATGGGATATGTCCCGCAGGACCAGTTTCTCTTTGCGACCTCTATCTTAGACAATATCCGCTTCGGCAATCCGAACTTGCCTCTTTCAGCAGTCGAGGAAGCGACCAAGCTAGCACAAGTTTACCAAGATATTGTGGACATGCCTCAGGGATTTGATACGTTGATCGGTGAAAAAGGAGTCAGTCTTTCAGGTGGGCAAAAGCAACGTCTGGCCATGAGTCGGGCTATGATTTTAGACCCTGATATCTTGATTTTAGATGATTCCTTGTCAGCTGTGGATGCCAAAACTGAGTATGCGATTATCGACAATCTCAAGGAGACGCGGAAGGACAAGACAACCATTATCACAGCCCATCGCCTCAGTGCAGTTGTCCATGCAGATCTAATCTTGGTTCTGCAAAATGGTCAAATTATCGAACGTGGCAGGCACGAAGACTTGCTAGCCCTGAATGGCTGGTATGCCCAAACTTACCAGTCTCAGCAGTTGGAAATGAAAGGAGAAGAAGATGCAGAATAA
- a CDS encoding ABC transporter ATP-binding protein → MQNKKEQWTVLKRLMSYLKPYGLLTFLALSFLLATTVIKSIIPLVASRFIDQYLSNLNQLAVNVLLAYYGLYILQTLVQYVGNLLFARVSYSIVRDIRRDAFANMEKLGMSYFDKTPAGSIVSRLTNDTETISDMFSGILSSFISAVFIFLTTLYTMLVLDFRLTALVLLFLPLIFLLVNLYRKKSVKIIEKTRSLLSDINSKLAENIEGIRIIQAFNQEKHLQAEFDEINQEYLVYANRSVALDALFLRPAMSLLKLLGYAVLMAYFGYRGLSIGITAGTMYAFIQYINRLFDPLIEVTQNFSTLQTSMVSAGRVFALIDERTYEPLQENSQTEVKEGNIRFEHVCFSYDGKHPILDDISFSVNKGETIAFVGHTGSGKSSIINVLMRFYEFQSGRVLLDGVDIRDYSQEELRKNIGLVLQDPFLYHGTIKSNIAMYQDLSDEEVQAAAAFVDADSFIQELPQDYDAPVSERGSSFSTGQRQLLAFARTVASQPKILILDEATANIDSETESLVQDSLAKMRQGRTTIAIAHRLSTIQDANCIYVLDKGRIIESGTHEELLALEGTYHKMYSLQAGAMS, encoded by the coding sequence ATGCAGAATAAGAAAGAACAATGGACTGTATTGAAGCGCCTGATGTCCTATCTCAAGCCCTATGGCCTCCTGACCTTTTTGGCATTAAGTTTTCTCCTTGCGACTACGGTCATTAAAAGCATCATTCCACTTGTAGCTTCCCGCTTTATCGACCAGTACCTGAGCAATCTTAATCAACTGGCCGTGAACGTTTTGCTGGCCTACTATGGTCTTTATATCCTGCAAACTCTAGTTCAGTATGTCGGAAATCTTCTCTTTGCGCGGGTGTCCTACAGTATTGTTAGGGATATTCGTCGTGATGCCTTTGCCAATATGGAGAAGCTGGGCATGTCTTATTTTGACAAGACGCCAGCAGGTTCCATCGTCTCTCGTTTGACAAATGATACCGAGACCATCAGTGATATGTTTTCGGGGATTTTATCCAGCTTTATTTCAGCAGTTTTCATCTTTCTGACAACTCTGTATACCATGTTAGTACTGGATTTTCGTTTGACAGCTTTAGTCTTGCTCTTTCTTCCCTTGATTTTCCTTTTGGTCAATCTCTATCGGAAAAAGTCAGTGAAAATCATCGAAAAAACCAGAAGTCTCTTGTCGGATATCAATAGTAAGCTGGCAGAGAATATCGAGGGAATCAGGATTATCCAAGCCTTTAATCAAGAGAAGCACCTGCAGGCAGAATTTGATGAGATCAATCAAGAATACTTGGTCTACGCCAACCGTTCTGTAGCCTTGGACGCCCTCTTTTTACGTCCTGCCATGAGTTTACTGAAACTCCTAGGTTACGCCGTTTTGATGGCTTACTTTGGTTACCGTGGTCTTTCTATCGGGATAACGGCCGGAACTATGTATGCCTTTATCCAGTACATCAATCGTCTCTTTGATCCCTTGATTGAGGTGACGCAAAACTTTTCAACCCTTCAAACGTCCATGGTATCTGCAGGCCGTGTCTTTGCTCTGATTGACGAGAGGACCTATGAACCCCTTCAGGAAAACAGCCAGACCGAGGTCAAAGAAGGTAATATTCGGTTTGAGCATGTGTGTTTCTCATATGACGGTAAACATCCGATACTGGATGACATTTCCTTTTCGGTTAACAAGGGTGAAACCATTGCCTTTGTAGGACATACAGGTTCTGGGAAGTCTTCTATTATCAATGTCCTCATGCGTTTTTATGAATTTCAGTCAGGCCGAGTTCTCTTGGATGGTGTGGATATTAGGGACTACAGTCAGGAAGAGCTGAGAAAAAATATCGGTCTAGTCTTGCAGGATCCCTTCCTCTATCATGGGACTATCAAGTCCAATATCGCCATGTACCAAGATCTTAGTGATGAAGAGGTCCAGGCTGCGGCTGCCTTTGTGGATGCAGATTCCTTTATTCAGGAGCTTCCGCAGGATTATGATGCACCTGTGTCTGAGCGTGGTTCGAGCTTTTCTACTGGACAGCGTCAGCTTCTTGCCTTTGCCAGAACAGTCGCAAGTCAGCCTAAAATCTTGATTTTGGATGAAGCGACAGCCAATATTGACTCGGAAACAGAAAGTTTGGTTCAAGATTCCCTAGCTAAGATGAGACAGGGGCGGACAACCATTGCCATCGCCCATCGCCTTTCGACCATCCAAGACGCCAACTGCATCTATGTCTTGGACAAGGGGCGCATCATTGAGAGTGGAACCCATGAGGAACTCTTGGCCTTGGAAGGAACCTATCACAAGATGTATAGCTTGCAGGCAGGTGCCATGTCCTAA
- a CDS encoding sugar transferase has product MLKWEDLPVEMQSSEVESYYQLVSKRKGSLIFKRCLDWVLALVLLILTSPIFLILSIWIKLDSKGPVIYMQERVTQYNRPFKIWKFRTMVTDADKKGSLVTSANDSRITKVGNFIRRVRMDELPQLVNVLKGEMSFVGTRPEVPRYTEQYSPEMMATLLLPAGITSPASINYKDEDTIISQMTEKGLSVDQAYVEHVLPEKMRYNLAYLREFSFLGDIKIMFQTVFEVLK; this is encoded by the coding sequence ATGCTGAAATGGGAAGACTTGCCCGTGGAAATGCAATCAAGCGAGGTTGAGTCTTACTACCAGCTTGTCTCTAAAAGGAAAGGTTCGCTGATTTTCAAGCGTTGTCTGGACTGGGTTCTGGCCTTGGTTTTACTGATTTTGACTTCCCCCATCTTTCTCATCTTGAGCATTTGGATCAAGTTGGATAGCAAGGGACCTGTCATTTACATGCAAGAGCGCGTGACCCAGTACAACCGTCCGTTCAAGATTTGGAAGTTCCGTACTATGGTGACGGATGCGGATAAAAAAGGAAGTCTGGTGACTTCAGCTAATGATAGTCGCATTACCAAAGTGGGAAATTTCATTCGCCGTGTGCGCATGGACGAACTACCTCAGCTGGTCAATGTCCTTAAAGGCGAGATGTCCTTTGTAGGCACAAGACCTGAGGTGCCACGTTACACCGAGCAGTATAGCCCTGAAATGATGGCGACCTTGCTCTTACCAGCCGGAATCACCTCTCCAGCTAGTATCAACTACAAGGATGAGGACACCATCATCAGTCAAATGACGGAGAAAGGTCTGTCAGTTGACCAGGCCTATGTCGAACACGTCCTTCCTGAAAAGATGCGCTATAACCTCGCCTATCTCCGAGAGTTTAGTTTCCTTGGAGACATCAAAATCATGTTTCAAACCGTGTTTGAAGTGCTAAAATAA
- a CDS encoding DegT/DnrJ/EryC1/StrS family aminotransferase yields the protein MPNYNIPFSPPDITEAEIAEVADTLRSGWIITGPKTKELERRLSQYTQTPKTVCLNSATAALELILRVLEVGPGDEVIVPAMTYTASCSVITHVGATPVMVDIQADTFEMDYDLLEQAITEKTKVIIPVELAGIVCDYDRLFQVVEKKRDLFTASSKWQKAFNRIVIVSDSAHALGSKYKGQPAGSIADFTSFSFHAVKNFTTAEGGSATWKANSAIDDEEMYKEFQILSLHGQTKDALAKMQLGSWEYDIVTPAYKCNMTDIMASIGLVQLDRYPALLQRRKDIVDRYDRGFTGTRIHPLAHKTDTVESSRHLYITHVEGASLEERNLIIQELAKAGIASNVHYKPLPLLTAYKNLGFDMADYPRAYAFFENEITLPLHTKLSDEEVDYIVKTLVRISEEILGSGKKS from the coding sequence ATGCCAAATTACAATATTCCATTTTCACCGCCTGATATCACTGAAGCTGAAATTGCTGAAGTAGCGGATACCCTGCGTTCTGGTTGGATTATAACTGGGCCAAAGACAAAAGAACTAGAGCGTCGCTTGTCCCAATACACACAGACGCCTAAGACTGTCTGCCTCAACTCTGCGACAGCCGCTCTTGAGTTGATTTTGCGCGTTTTGGAAGTGGGACCAGGTGATGAAGTCATCGTTCCAGCTATGACCTATACAGCTTCATGTAGTGTTATCACTCACGTAGGAGCAACACCTGTCATGGTGGATATCCAAGCAGATACTTTTGAGATGGACTATGACTTGCTTGAGCAAGCTATCACTGAGAAAACTAAGGTTATCATCCCAGTAGAGCTTGCAGGGATTGTGTGCGACTATGACCGTTTGTTCCAAGTTGTGGAGAAAAAACGTGATCTCTTTACCGCTTCAAGCAAGTGGCAAAAGGCCTTTAACCGTATCGTGATTGTCTCTGATAGTGCCCATGCTTTAGGATCTAAATACAAAGGGCAACCAGCTGGTTCGATCGCTGACTTTACTTCCTTCTCATTCCATGCTGTTAAGAACTTTACAACGGCAGAAGGTGGAAGTGCGACTTGGAAAGCCAATTCAGCGATTGACGACGAAGAGATGTACAAGGAATTCCAAATTCTTTCCCTTCACGGTCAAACCAAAGACGCTCTTGCCAAGATGCAATTGGGTTCTTGGGAATACGATATCGTAACACCAGCCTACAAGTGCAACATGACGGATATCATGGCTTCGATTGGTTTGGTACAATTGGATCGTTACCCAGCTTTGCTACAACGTCGTAAGGACATCGTGGACCGCTATGATCGTGGTTTTACGGGTACTCGTATCCATCCACTGGCACACAAGACTGATACTGTCGAATCTTCACGCCACCTCTACATCACTCATGTAGAAGGAGCAAGCTTAGAAGAACGCAACCTCATCATCCAAGAATTGGCTAAAGCAGGAATTGCAAGTAATGTACACTATAAACCGCTTCCTCTCCTGACAGCCTATAAGAATCTTGGTTTTGATATGGCAGACTATCCAAGAGCCTATGCCTTCTTTGAAAATGAAATTACGCTTCCTCTTCATACAAAATTGAGCGATGAAGAAGTTGATTACATCGTTAAGACTTTGGTGAGAATTTCCGAAGAAATCCTCGGTTCTGGAAAAAAATCATAA
- the trpB gene encoding tryptophan synthase subunit beta, producing the protein MTTKGYFGQFGGSFVPEPIQALLDELEVTFDKYKDDPEFLAEFRHYLKDYSGRETPLYFAESLTDHLGGAKIYLKREDLNHLGSHKLNNVLGQILLAKRMGKKRVIAETGAGQHGVATAAAAAKFGMACDVYMGAEDVERQRLNVFRMEMMGATVHAVETGTRTLKDAVDAAFGAWMNDLEAFYVLGSAVGPHPYPTIVHEFQKVISEESRRQILEKEGRLPDYVIACVGGGSNAIGAFSQYVADEEVKLVGVEAAGHGLDTDKHAATMTKGSVGIVDGMKTYAVFKEDGELAPVYSISAGLDYPGVGPEHAYFKDSGRVEYVAATDEEAVQALLLLSKTEGIIPAIESSHAIAEAVKRAPKLSKDEIIIINVSGRGDKDVAAIADYLEAEK; encoded by the coding sequence ATGACAACTAAAGGTTATTTTGGACAATTTGGTGGTAGTTTTGTACCGGAACCGATTCAGGCTTTATTGGATGAGTTGGAAGTGACATTTGACAAATACAAGGATGATCCAGAATTTTTGGCAGAATTTCGCCATTACTTGAAGGATTATTCAGGTCGTGAAACACCGCTCTATTTTGCAGAAAGTTTGACAGACCACCTAGGTGGAGCTAAGATTTATCTCAAGCGCGAAGACCTGAACCACCTTGGTTCTCACAAGCTTAACAACGTTCTAGGTCAAATCCTTCTTGCCAAACGTATGGGCAAAAAACGAGTGATCGCAGAAACAGGAGCTGGTCAGCACGGTGTTGCGACAGCAGCTGCTGCAGCCAAGTTTGGTATGGCCTGTGATGTCTACATGGGGGCAGAAGATGTGGAGCGTCAACGTCTCAATGTCTTCCGTATGGAGATGATGGGAGCAACTGTTCACGCAGTTGAAACGGGGACACGAACTCTCAAGGATGCGGTCGATGCAGCCTTTGGAGCGTGGATGAATGATCTTGAAGCCTTCTATGTGTTGGGATCTGCTGTGGGTCCTCACCCTTATCCTACCATTGTTCATGAATTCCAAAAGGTCATCAGTGAAGAATCTCGTCGTCAAATCTTAGAAAAAGAAGGTCGCTTACCAGACTACGTTATTGCCTGTGTAGGTGGTGGTTCTAATGCCATCGGTGCTTTTTCACAGTATGTGGCTGATGAAGAAGTCAAATTGGTTGGGGTCGAAGCTGCCGGTCATGGACTTGATACAGACAAACACGCAGCCACTATGACAAAAGGTAGTGTCGGAATTGTTGACGGCATGAAGACCTATGCAGTCTTTAAGGAAGATGGAGAGCTGGCGCCAGTTTACTCTATCTCAGCTGGTTTGGACTATCCAGGCGTTGGTCCAGAACACGCCTACTTTAAAGACTCAGGTCGCGTGGAATATGTCGCAGCGACAGATGAAGAAGCTGTCCAAGCTTTGCTTTTATTAAGCAAGACAGAAGGGATTATCCCAGCAATCGAAAGTTCGCACGCGATTGCAGAAGCGGTCAAACGTGCACCGAAACTAAGTAAAGATGAGATTATCATCATCAATGTCTCTGGTCGTGGAGACAAGGACGTAGCTGCGATTGCAGACTACCTAGAAGCTGAAAAATAA